In 'Nostoc azollae' 0708, the following are encoded in one genomic region:
- a CDS encoding Crp/Fnr family transcriptional regulator, translated as MQTEVFSDLFPLLSTASPQTLECLLNIAVEHEYPSGRAVLMEDAWGNAVYFLISGWVKVRRTNGDNSVTIAILGRGDFFGEMAVLDESPRSTDVVALSPVKLLTVSRERFIQILFKDAQLHHRMLQLMVRRVRQINMRLQMRSSPPAVKLAHTLVSLNDNYGQESDQGKEIYYIPFKDLAEVAEISLDETTKIMEKLHERGWIKCVPTSQSIYVINFKQLENLANKF; from the coding sequence ATGCAAACCGAGGTTTTTAGCGATCTTTTCCCCTTGTTGAGTACAGCCAGTCCCCAAACTTTAGAATGCCTACTCAACATAGCCGTTGAACACGAGTACCCATCTGGACGAGCAGTTTTAATGGAAGATGCTTGGGGTAACGCAGTTTATTTCTTGATTTCTGGTTGGGTGAAAGTCCGGCGTACCAATGGCGATAATTCTGTGACAATAGCCATTTTGGGTCGGGGCGATTTCTTTGGTGAAATGGCGGTTTTAGATGAATCCCCACGTTCAACTGATGTTGTTGCCCTTTCTCCAGTTAAATTGTTGACTGTCTCCAGAGAACGTTTTATCCAAATCTTGTTTAAAGATGCACAGTTACATCACCGAATGCTGCAACTGATGGTGCGACGAGTAAGGCAAATAAATATGCGCTTACAAATGCGGTCTTCACCACCAGCGGTTAAACTCGCTCATACTTTAGTTAGCCTGAATGATAACTATGGTCAGGAGTCAGATCAAGGCAAGGAAATTTATTATATCCCTTTTAAAGATTTGGCAGAAGTAGCCGAAATCAGCTTAGATGAAACTACCAAAATTATGGAGAAACTTCATGAAAGAGGATGGATCAAATGTGTTCCTACTAGCCAGTCTATTTATGTCATTAACTTCAAACAGCTTGAAAATTTGGCTAATAAGTTCTAG
- a CDS encoding M61 family metallopeptidase, whose product MIELIAVSLKTQVQEIEPAIHYWVAMPQPENHLFEVTLHLVGYPLPILDLKMPVWTPGSYLVREYAKNLQNFAAFAGSKPLNWRKISKNHWQIEKGDVSEVVLGYRVFANELSVRTNHLDATHGYFNGAALFLRIPGWEEQPIHITIVPPNPEWQITTGLSSITEETNTFLAADFDTLVDTPFEIGNHQLFNFEVLGKPHELAIWGQGNCKPQKILEDFKRIIEYEAEIFGDLPYQKYVFLLHLFNQAYGGLEHKNSCSLLYHRFGFRLKDKYERFIQLVAHEFFHLWNVKRIRPKDFEVFNYDQENYTQSLWFCEGTTSYYDLIIPFRAGIYDIKSYFHHLDQEITKYQLTPGRNVQHLSESSFDAWIKLYRPDANSANSQISYYLKGEMVSLLLDLLIRSRHHNQLSLDDVMLKMWEQFGKAEIGYTPEQLQEVIESVAGMDLSDFFKSYIHGLDDLPFNDYLEPFGLQLVEESEQEPYLGVKIKTEYGREIIKFVEMGSPANIVGIDAGDELLAIDGIKVGTSQLSDRLHDYQPYDTIQITVFHQDELRNYSVSLGKEHPTKYQLRPVKNPNTTQQENFSGWLGVQLSSFW is encoded by the coding sequence ATGATTGAACTAATAGCAGTTAGTTTGAAAACTCAAGTTCAGGAAATTGAACCAGCAATTCATTACTGGGTAGCAATGCCCCAACCAGAAAATCATCTGTTTGAGGTGACTTTACATCTTGTAGGCTACCCATTACCAATTCTTGATTTGAAAATGCCAGTATGGACACCAGGGTCTTACTTGGTGCGAGAATACGCTAAGAATTTACAAAACTTTGCTGCCTTTGCTGGGTCTAAACCTTTAAATTGGCGAAAAATTAGTAAAAATCATTGGCAAATTGAAAAGGGAGATGTTTCTGAAGTAGTTCTGGGTTACCGCGTTTTTGCAAATGAGTTGTCAGTACGCACAAATCATTTGGATGCTACCCATGGTTATTTTAACGGTGCGGCGCTGTTTTTACGAATTCCTGGTTGGGAAGAACAACCAATTCATATTACCATTGTCCCACCAAACCCTGAATGGCAAATAACGACAGGTTTATCATCAATTACTGAAGAAACTAATACTTTTTTAGCTGCGGATTTTGATACTCTTGTTGATACTCCTTTTGAGATTGGTAACCATCAATTGTTTAATTTTGAGGTATTGGGAAAACCTCATGAGTTAGCAATCTGGGGACAGGGAAACTGTAAACCCCAAAAGATATTAGAGGACTTTAAGAGAATTATTGAATATGAAGCAGAAATATTTGGCGATTTGCCATATCAAAAGTATGTGTTTCTGCTGCATTTATTCAACCAAGCTTATGGTGGATTAGAACATAAAAATTCCTGTTCATTACTTTATCATCGGTTTGGATTTCGTCTGAAAGATAAATATGAACGTTTTATTCAATTAGTAGCGCATGAATTTTTCCATTTGTGGAATGTGAAGCGAATTCGCCCCAAAGATTTCGAGGTTTTTAATTATGATCAAGAGAACTATACACAGTCTCTTTGGTTTTGTGAGGGAACCACAAGTTACTATGATTTGATAATTCCTTTCCGGGCAGGAATTTATGATATCAAATCTTATTTTCATCATTTAGATCAAGAAATTACCAAATATCAATTAACACCAGGACGAAACGTACAACATCTTTCTGAGTCCAGTTTTGATGCTTGGATTAAACTTTATCGTCCAGATGCTAATAGTGCTAATTCCCAAATTTCTTACTATTTGAAGGGCGAAATGGTATCGCTATTGCTGGATTTATTGATTCGTTCTCGTCATCATAATCAGCTTTCTCTTGATGATGTTATGCTGAAAATGTGGGAACAATTTGGTAAGGCTGAAATTGGTTATACTCCAGAACAACTACAAGAAGTCATTGAATCTGTGGCTGGAATGGATTTATCGGATTTCTTTAAAAGCTACATTCATGGACTAGATGATTTACCTTTTAATGATTATTTAGAACCTTTTGGGTTGCAATTGGTAGAAGAATCTGAACAAGAACCTTATTTGGGTGTGAAAATAAAAACTGAATATGGACGAGAAATAATTAAGTTTGTGGAAATGGGGTCCCCTGCAAACATTGTGGGAATTGATGCTGGTGATGAGTTATTAGCAATTGATGGAATTAAGGTAGGAACAAGCCAGTTGAGTGATCGTTTGCACGATTACCAACCTTACGATACTATCCAAATCACGGTTTTCCATCAAGATGAATTGCGTAACTATTCTGTAAGTTTAGGAAAAGAACATCCGACTAAATATCAGTTGCGGCCAGTAAAAAATCCTAATACTACTCAGCAAGAAAATTTTTCGGGTTGGTTAGGTGTGCAGTTGTCGAGTTTTTGGTAA
- a CDS encoding DUF29 family protein: MQYLYISKTIYSGLKISSNKLRNRDIEDLDFKNLIEEIESLGRCLQQA, from the coding sequence TTGCAGTATCTTTATATAAGCAAGACTATTTACTCTGGATTGAAGATATCGTCTAACAAGTTACGGAATAGGGATATTGAGGATTTGGATTTTAAGAATTTGATTGAAGAGATAGAGAGTTTGGGGCGATGCCTGCAGCAAGCGTAG
- a CDS encoding BlaI/MecI/CopY family transcriptional regulator, with protein sequence MAPLPDYRPKQLSIGPLEAEILSIVWELSSATVKDVHDRILADPNRELAYTSVTTVLRRLTEKGWLACDKQGKAFYWRPLLTKQQAEMIKAHEQLQRFLAVGNPDVVAAFADSLDQAASDQIEVIAKRIQAAREARGEK encoded by the coding sequence ATGGCTCCTTTACCCGATTATCGGCCTAAACAATTATCCATCGGTCCCTTAGAAGCAGAAATTCTCAGCATCGTCTGGGAACTGAGTTCAGCTACAGTAAAAGATGTACACGACCGCATTCTGGCTGATCCTAACCGCGAATTAGCTTATACATCCGTTACGACTGTCCTCCGTCGTCTGACTGAAAAAGGCTGGTTAGCTTGCGACAAACAGGGAAAAGCATTCTATTGGCGGCCATTGCTAACTAAGCAACAAGCAGAGATGATTAAGGCACATGAACAGTTACAGAGATTTTTAGCAGTGGGTAATCCTGATGTTGTTGCCGCCTTTGCTGATAGTTTAGATCAAGCTGCTAGTGACCAAATAGAAGTGATCGCTAAACGCATTCAAGCCGCACGGGAAGCCAGGGGAGAAAAATAA
- a CDS encoding 2-phosphosulfolactate phosphatase family protein produces the protein MKIFVYHTPELTPTDEAPECAIAVDVLRATSTMATVLAAGGEAVQVFSDLDLLMEVSEKWPAEKRLRAGERGGGKVDGFELGNSPLDCTAELVEGRRLFISTTNGTRALQRIQDAPIVLAAALINRASVVQFLLEKQPKTVWIVGSGWEGSFSLEDTVCAGAIAHSIWQQTNSSLEELAGNDEVASAIALYSQWQNDLLGLFHQASHGKRLLRLQCLEDLKYCSQTDILDVLAIQHEPGVLKSQNK, from the coding sequence GTGAAGATATTTGTATATCATACTCCAGAATTAACCCCAACTGATGAAGCGCCAGAATGCGCGATCGCCGTCGATGTCTTGCGAGCCACTAGCACAATGGCGACAGTTTTAGCGGCTGGAGGCGAGGCGGTGCAAGTCTTCAGTGATTTAGACCTACTAATGGAAGTTAGCGAAAAATGGCCTGCTGAAAAACGATTACGGGCTGGAGAACGAGGTGGTGGTAAGGTAGATGGCTTTGAATTGGGCAATTCTCCCCTAGATTGCACCGCAGAACTGGTAGAGGGGAGGCGCTTATTTATTAGTACCACCAATGGTACTCGTGCCTTACAACGGATACAAGATGCCCCGATCGTCCTCGCAGCTGCTTTAATTAATCGAGCTTCGGTGGTGCAGTTTCTCCTAGAAAAACAACCAAAAACAGTCTGGATTGTTGGTTCTGGCTGGGAAGGCAGTTTTTCTTTAGAAGATACCGTTTGTGCTGGTGCGATCGCTCATAGTATTTGGCAACAAACCAACTCTTCCCTCGAAGAATTAGCTGGTAATGATGAAGTTGCGAGTGCGATTGCACTTTATTCTCAGTGGCAAAATGACTTATTGGGATTATTCCACCAAGCTAGTCATGGTAAGCGATTATTACGCCTGCAATGTTTAGAAGATTTAAAATATTGTTCCCAAACTGATATTTTGGATGTTCTAGCTATACAGCATGAACCAGGTGTTTTAAAAAGTCAAAATAAATAA
- a CDS encoding HetZ-related protein 2, with the protein MAVVMHTLKQSFEERNLTMENDAAKLAQYWQQRLAAECPEQSEAIRQSIMLWLLGADLQRFDLLNSKELEIAKQAMEYRWRILQQRYLGMGRERAYRNLLSRLGSVMTLRNKIQRWVALSRDRQRSVMDVLQEVLQELLQSDSYMQQEMSTIAEITTDRRLQDILLFATIEEYCLRPVRNQALLVYRFVNYLRRIQRGGLTQVPTNNLIRLVSDEVLTEDTDNPLNLVDNQAITQYQEAQKLEEQQSLRQAVYEEFEQYLLQNLGQQAVDWLQLYLQGKTQEEIAKRLNKPIKKVYRLREKISYHAVRVFAIKGKPELVDNWLSISLPEHNLGLTQHQWQQMEEKLTSLGKQILNLLKKGDSIEAIAQNLQLKTHQVLGEWTKIYLAAQTLRTQQ; encoded by the coding sequence ATGGCGGTTGTGATGCACACTTTAAAGCAGAGCTTCGAGGAACGCAATCTCACTATGGAAAATGATGCCGCAAAACTGGCGCAATACTGGCAACAGCGACTCGCAGCGGAATGTCCAGAACAAAGTGAGGCGATTAGACAAAGTATTATGCTTTGGTTGTTGGGGGCAGACTTACAGCGATTTGATCTACTCAACTCAAAAGAATTGGAAATTGCCAAACAAGCAATGGAATATCGCTGGCGGATCTTACAGCAGCGATACTTAGGTATGGGGCGAGAACGCGCTTATCGTAACCTACTCAGTCGATTGGGTAGTGTGATGACCCTGAGAAATAAAATTCAGAGGTGGGTTGCTCTCAGTCGCGATCGCCAGCGCAGTGTCATGGACGTATTACAAGAAGTCCTCCAAGAGCTGCTGCAAAGTGACTCATATATGCAGCAGGAAATGTCCACCATCGCGGAGATTACCACAGATAGAAGATTGCAGGACATTTTACTGTTCGCCACCATAGAAGAATATTGTTTGCGTCCAGTGCGTAACCAAGCCCTATTAGTGTATCGCTTTGTGAATTATCTACGCCGCATTCAGCGTGGTGGATTAACCCAAGTTCCTACTAACAACTTAATCAGACTTGTTTCTGACGAAGTGCTTACAGAAGATACAGACAATCCACTCAACCTAGTAGATAATCAAGCGATCACTCAATATCAAGAAGCACAAAAACTAGAAGAACAACAATCACTACGTCAAGCTGTATATGAAGAATTTGAGCAATACTTACTGCAAAACTTAGGTCAACAGGCAGTAGACTGGCTGCAATTATATCTCCAAGGGAAAACTCAAGAAGAAATTGCCAAAAGATTAAATAAGCCCATTAAAAAAGTATACCGACTCAGAGAAAAAATCAGCTATCATGCTGTGCGTGTTTTTGCTATTAAAGGCAAGCCAGAACTTGTTGATAACTGGCTCTCCATTTCCTTACCAGAACACAACTTAGGTCTAACACAACATCAATGGCAACAAATGGAGGAAAAATTAACTTCTCTGGGCAAACAGATCCTCAATCTATTGAAAAAAGGTGACTCCATAGAAGCCATAGCCCAAAATTTACAACTAAAAACCCATCAGGTCTTAGGCGAATGGACAAAAATCTATCTTGCCGCCCAAACCTTAAGAACTCAACAATAA
- a CDS encoding M56 family metallopeptidase: MHLLMILTAVTVAYSLRYFANIPQGNWHLRWERTLFLFLFPPLLIFMTATAVVCMGTQGKMGGMYTNSSSYLLALIFLVLFNILGIKLTFQGWKSIKSARQCPQINLAGKQVRLLQTAALFAGQMGFWQPELVLSQGLLDTLSPAHLESVLAHEQGHYQYRDTFWFFWLGWMRSCTACLPNTESLWQELLMLRELRADSYAASQVDPLVLAESLLLVVNSQPLASEVCCAALGSSGVDRLEQRIDALLTPPETTPEAQLQSWHIFLFAFLPLLTVVFHT, from the coding sequence ATGCATCTACTAATGATTCTCACTGCTGTAACCGTAGCCTACAGCTTAAGATACTTCGCTAATATACCCCAAGGTAATTGGCATTTACGATGGGAGCGAACGCTATTTTTATTCCTCTTTCCCCCCCTACTCATTTTCATGACAGCAACAGCAGTAGTTTGCATGGGTACACAAGGGAAAATGGGAGGAATGTATACCAACTCCTCCAGCTATCTACTAGCCTTAATCTTCCTGGTACTTTTCAACATCTTAGGCATCAAACTCACCTTTCAGGGCTGGAAATCCATTAAATCCGCCCGTCAATGTCCACAAATAAATCTAGCTGGTAAACAAGTCAGACTCCTACAAACAGCGGCTTTATTTGCCGGTCAAATGGGTTTTTGGCAACCAGAACTAGTACTTAGTCAAGGATTACTAGACACACTCTCTCCAGCCCACCTAGAAAGTGTCTTAGCACACGAACAAGGGCATTATCAGTATAGGGATACGTTCTGGTTCTTTTGGCTAGGTTGGATGCGTTCCTGCACTGCTTGTTTGCCCAATACAGAATCCTTATGGCAAGAACTGTTAATGTTGCGGGAATTACGAGCTGACAGTTATGCAGCATCCCAAGTAGATCCGTTGGTATTAGCAGAATCTTTGTTATTAGTCGTAAATAGTCAACCCCTAGCATCAGAAGTGTGCTGTGCAGCTTTGGGTTCTTCTGGAGTTGATCGGTTAGAACAAAGAATAGATGCTTTATTAACACCACCAGAAACAACACCAGAAGCTCAATTACAATCCTGGCATATCTTTCTATTTGCTTTCCTACCCTTATTAACAGTAGTTTTTCACACTTGA